In the Plasmodium vivax scf_4728 genomic scaffold, whole genome shotgun sequence genome, AAAgcatttgtaaaatatatttggtTATCATATAGggttaattataaatgaaatgttAATACTATTGTCACATATAGTTagtatgttaaaaaaaaacaaatggaaaatttaaatttaagataatagaaaaataacttttccatattttatattatatttcaataTAGCAatcaataaataattaattaatattaaattatggATTAAGATCTTAACATTTAGTTGTTGGAATTATgattgcttatttttttaaaggcgaaatctttattattaataatatattaaagtaGATAAAGAAACATTcattaataaatacatatcaTCTTGATtgcatttattaatatttaatttataggGATAggatataaaatttttaaatgtagtCATTACATATACTGAAATTAATAGATGTTATAGAATCATAATAATATGCTTAATTATGTGGTTAGAGAAAATTTATTACTATTAAAtctaatttatattttctaaattattTCTTTGTTCTTGTGTATTTaagtttataaaatatttattttattacttaaaaaatcTTAACATCTAAAGTCATCACTATGATTACCTAATATTGTTGATGCTAATTctaataatgatatatatatctaaagGATTATTTCATTCATAACCTGTGATAGGATATATTCATTCTTCTATCCCCAGGAACCATTCCATCACTGTATGGGTTGAATCCATCTATATCTTCTATAggattatacatatttttattccttccTAGAAAATTTCTGATAAATCCTCCAA is a window encoding:
- a CDS encoding variable surface protein Vir27, truncated, putative (encoded by transcript PVX_039690A) yields the protein FTVLYFTCSFILYDVINVTPLGGFIRNFLGRNKNMYNPIEDIDGFNPYSDGMVPGDRRMNISYHRL